One window from the genome of Dolosigranulum savutiense encodes:
- a CDS encoding WecB/TagA/CpsF family glycosyltransferase — protein sequence MSAKVDILGVKFDETTEKEMLATLYERLHTGAKTFIVTANPEIVMYAQDDASYRELINQADYVVPDGIGVVYASRYQRESLPERVPGFDLMLGLLEIANQTQKRVYLLGGTEAVIEKTVAYVAQNYPDLIIAGYHHGYIDPADPTYREVVKATSPDIVLVAMGFPRQEQWAHQYLAEVEEGIAMGVGGSFDVLAGAAKRAPDWIQRLNIEWLYRLMRQPSRWGRMLAIPKFMWKIIRSNKGRNT from the coding sequence ATGTCAGCGAAAGTCGATATTTTAGGCGTGAAATTTGATGAAACGACGGAAAAAGAGATGTTAGCGACTTTATATGAGCGATTACATACGGGAGCAAAGACCTTCATTGTGACAGCTAATCCAGAGATTGTCATGTATGCCCAGGATGATGCGTCCTATCGTGAGTTAATCAATCAGGCAGATTATGTTGTGCCAGACGGGATTGGTGTGGTTTATGCCTCGCGTTATCAGCGTGAATCGCTGCCAGAGCGAGTTCCGGGATTTGATTTGATGTTAGGTTTATTAGAAATAGCGAATCAGACCCAGAAGCGCGTTTATCTATTGGGAGGCACTGAAGCAGTGATCGAAAAAACAGTTGCTTATGTTGCCCAAAATTATCCAGACCTTATCATTGCAGGTTATCATCATGGGTACATTGATCCAGCAGATCCGACTTATCGCGAAGTCGTGAAGGCCACATCTCCTGATATTGTTCTGGTAGCAATGGGCTTTCCACGTCAAGAACAGTGGGCCCATCAGTACTTAGCAGAGGTTGAAGAGGGGATTGCTATGGGAGTCGGTGGCAGCTTCGATGTACTTGCTGGTGCTGCGAAGCGCGCGCCCGATTGGATTCAACGTCTTAACATTGAATGGCTCTATCGGTTAATGAGACAGCCCAGTCGTTGGGGACGCATGCTAGCTATTCCTAAGTTTATGTGGAAAATTATTCGATCGAATAAGGGAAGGAACACATAA
- a CDS encoding glycosyltransferase, translating into MNILHINAGNEYGGGMYHVVSLVKQLCQRGVNSQLAVFEDGPVAQHAREQGVPVQVLLQRFRYDWQLKKDLSDFLATEKIDIVHAHGPRAVVYAAAVKRVQPHIHYIATVHSDPLVDFKGKGLLGLFFKQLYLRRIKQMDHVITVSASIQQVLQQQGMLGNQLSVIRSGIAYPSDYPDYPKADKKQDRLHFIAVGRLEPVKQYDLLLEAFHQMQADHWQLTIVGDGSERDNLVQKVHVLGLGQQVHFTGWVSQEAVGDYLDQADVFVLSSRSEGFPLVVLEAVRAGLPVIGTDVGDMRVFYTDETAPFLLPEMVPHQYARALDVMYSEWQQGQLDALSRLFFWQGAQFSVDQQLDKTIQLYKMMMQEDKS; encoded by the coding sequence ATGAACATCTTACATATTAATGCGGGTAATGAATATGGTGGCGGTATGTATCATGTGGTCTCTTTAGTGAAGCAGTTATGTCAACGGGGCGTAAATAGTCAGTTAGCCGTCTTCGAAGACGGCCCAGTTGCTCAGCATGCACGCGAACAAGGTGTCCCCGTGCAGGTTTTACTGCAGCGCTTTCGTTATGACTGGCAACTGAAGAAAGATTTGAGCGATTTTTTAGCCACTGAAAAAATTGATATTGTCCATGCACATGGCCCACGCGCAGTTGTCTATGCTGCAGCGGTTAAAAGAGTTCAGCCCCACATTCATTATATCGCAACTGTTCACAGCGATCCGCTAGTAGACTTCAAGGGAAAAGGATTGCTTGGCCTATTTTTTAAGCAGTTGTATTTAAGACGGATCAAACAGATGGATCACGTAATAACCGTCTCAGCATCGATTCAACAAGTGTTACAGCAGCAAGGTATGCTGGGCAATCAGCTATCAGTTATTCGCAGTGGGATAGCTTATCCATCCGACTATCCCGACTATCCAAAAGCAGATAAAAAACAAGATAGGCTACACTTTATTGCGGTAGGACGGCTAGAGCCTGTTAAACAGTATGATCTATTATTAGAGGCCTTCCATCAGATGCAGGCGGATCACTGGCAGTTAACAATTGTCGGCGATGGGAGTGAACGAGATAACTTAGTTCAGAAAGTGCATGTACTGGGGCTCGGGCAACAGGTTCATTTTACAGGATGGGTAAGTCAAGAGGCGGTTGGAGATTACTTGGATCAGGCTGACGTTTTCGTGCTCTCGAGTCGGAGTGAGGGGTTCCCGCTCGTTGTCTTAGAAGCAGTGCGAGCTGGTCTACCCGTGATTGGGACAGATGTTGGAGATATGCGTGTGTTCTACACTGATGAAACAGCGCCGTTTTTGTTGCCAGAGATGGTCCCTCATCAGTACGCAAGAGCACTCGATGTGATGTACAGTGAATGGCAGCAAGGGCAATTAGACGCGCTAAGTCGGCTTTTTTTCTGGCAAGGAGCGCAGTTCTCAGTTGATCAGCAACTTGATAAAACAATTCAATTATATAAGATGATGATGCAGGAGGATAAGTCATGA
- a CDS encoding nicotinate phosphoribosyltransferase has protein sequence MTRFYADDSLGLHTDLYEINMVLTYWQKGNINKKAVFEMYYRDNPFGMGYTIFAGLERFIHYINHLGFSESDIAYLRETYDYPEEFLQFLADWEFKGTIRAFREGEVAFANEPLIQVEGSIIDCQLIETALLNMINFQTLIATKAAKIKTVVGDDSLLEFGARRAQELDASIWGARATYIGGADATSNTRAGKLFNIPVAGTHAHALVQAYRDEYEAFKAYAETHKDCIFLVDTFNTLQSGVPNAIKVADELGDQMNFIGVRLDSGDLSYLSKRVREQLDEAGYPEAKIFVSNDLDSKTILNLKMQGAKIDAWGVGTKLITAYHQPALGGVYKLVSIEGNDGKMHRTLKLTGDAAKISTPGKKQVYRIHTENGTKPEGDYITRFDEDPRDQSELFMFHPQFTYINKTVRNFTARPLLHDIFIDGELVYDLPSIQEIKDYSTQSLSEFYEEYRRVLNPEKYPVDLSQKLYDDKMEAIHMYRDLAEKPSSRKVFE, from the coding sequence ATGACACGATTTTATGCGGATGATAGTTTAGGGCTTCATACGGATTTGTACGAAATTAATATGGTATTAACTTATTGGCAAAAAGGAAACATTAATAAAAAAGCGGTCTTCGAAATGTATTACCGCGATAACCCATTTGGGATGGGCTACACTATTTTTGCTGGGTTGGAGCGGTTTATTCACTATATTAATCATTTAGGATTTTCAGAGAGTGATATTGCGTATTTAAGAGAGACGTACGATTATCCCGAAGAATTTTTACAGTTTTTAGCTGATTGGGAATTTAAGGGGACCATTCGTGCTTTCCGAGAAGGGGAAGTGGCGTTTGCCAATGAGCCGCTTATTCAAGTGGAAGGGTCAATTATTGATTGTCAATTGATCGAAACGGCCTTACTGAACATGATTAACTTCCAAACATTAATTGCGACGAAAGCAGCTAAAATTAAAACGGTTGTTGGAGATGATTCTCTTCTGGAATTTGGTGCTCGTCGTGCGCAGGAATTAGATGCAAGTATTTGGGGCGCACGAGCAACCTATATCGGTGGAGCAGATGCCACGAGTAATACACGAGCAGGTAAGTTATTTAATATTCCGGTAGCGGGGACACATGCGCATGCATTAGTCCAAGCATATCGGGATGAATATGAAGCATTTAAGGCCTATGCCGAAACACATAAGGATTGTATTTTCTTAGTGGATACGTTTAATACCTTGCAGTCCGGGGTGCCGAATGCCATTAAAGTTGCTGATGAGCTAGGAGATCAGATGAACTTTATTGGAGTGCGCTTGGATTCGGGGGACTTATCATACTTATCGAAGCGGGTGCGTGAACAATTAGATGAAGCGGGCTATCCTGAGGCAAAGATTTTTGTATCCAATGATTTAGACTCAAAGACGATCTTGAACTTAAAAATGCAAGGGGCTAAGATCGATGCATGGGGTGTAGGGACGAAATTGATTACGGCTTACCACCAACCAGCATTAGGTGGAGTATATAAACTGGTCTCAATCGAAGGAAACGATGGCAAAATGCACCGTACCTTAAAATTAACGGGAGATGCAGCGAAGATCTCTACGCCAGGGAAAAAGCAAGTTTACCGAATTCATACTGAAAATGGGACGAAACCAGAAGGGGATTATATAACGCGTTTTGATGAGGATCCACGTGATCAGTCGGAACTTTTCATGTTCCATCCTCAATTTACGTACATTAATAAGACCGTCCGCAACTTCACGGCGCGGCCACTATTGCACGATATTTTTATTGATGGAGAATTAGTTTATGATCTGCCGTCGATTCAAGAGATTAAGGATTATTCAACTCAGTCTCTATCCGAATTTTATGAAGAATACCGTCGTGTCTTGAATCCAGAGAAATATCCGGTTGACTTATCGCAGAAGCTCTATGATGATAAGATGGAAGCAATCCATATGTACCGTGATTTAGCGGAAAAACCGAGTAGCCGAAAAGTCTTCGAATAA
- the nadE gene encoding ammonia-dependent NAD(+) synthetase yields MKVKPVIDPEAEIRRSIEFMKDYARQHTFLKAFVLGISGGQDSTLLGKLAQLAVEELREEMACDQSDMQFIAVRLPYGQQRDEADAQAVLDWIQPDRCVIVDIKPSVDALVHVLAEQNIAMSDFNKGNIKARERMVAQYAIAGEYSGVVLGTDHSAENVTGFFTKHGDGASDINPLFRLNKRQGAQLLEVLGAPESFYKKIPTADLEDDKPGLADSEKLGVSYEAIDDYLEGREVSAEDQATIESWYLKTEHKRHLPITVFDDFYKK; encoded by the coding sequence ATGAAAGTTAAGCCCGTCATCGATCCTGAAGCAGAAATTCGTCGGTCGATTGAGTTTATGAAGGATTATGCCAGACAGCATACATTTTTGAAGGCCTTTGTTTTGGGGATTTCAGGAGGGCAAGATTCCACATTGTTAGGGAAGTTAGCCCAACTTGCGGTAGAAGAATTGCGGGAAGAGATGGCGTGTGATCAGTCAGACATGCAATTTATTGCTGTGCGTCTCCCTTATGGACAGCAGCGTGATGAAGCAGATGCACAGGCGGTATTGGATTGGATTCAACCGGATCGTTGTGTGATTGTAGATATTAAGCCCTCAGTGGATGCATTAGTCCACGTTTTAGCCGAGCAAAATATAGCTATGAGTGACTTTAACAAAGGTAATATAAAAGCTCGCGAACGCATGGTAGCTCAATATGCTATCGCTGGTGAATACTCGGGAGTGGTCTTAGGAACAGATCATTCAGCTGAAAATGTGACGGGTTTCTTCACGAAGCATGGTGATGGCGCGAGTGATATTAATCCGCTCTTTCGCTTGAATAAACGACAAGGGGCACAGTTGTTAGAGGTCTTAGGAGCACCCGAATCGTTTTATAAAAAAATACCCACTGCTGACTTAGAAGATGATAAGCCAGGGTTAGCTGATAGTGAGAAGCTAGGTGTAAGTTATGAAGCAATTGATGATTACTTGGAAGGCCGAGAAGTATCGGCTGAGGACCAAGCAACGATTGAATCATGGTACTTGAAGACTGAACATAAGCGGCATCTGCCAATTACAGTGTTTGATGATTTTTATAAAAAATGA
- the nagA gene encoding N-acetylglucosamine-6-phosphate deacetylase: MATVYTNATIYDGQGRIDNGFIRYEETILNIGPMSEYTPTEADEEIDAEGRLIIPGFIDVHSHGGYGIDNMDADPEKIDEMVQQFLQEGITSYFATTMTQTAENVEASVEAIAKAAEHNDRIVGIHIEGPFISVDHMGAQNPEFITPPSKDLMKKWNELSGDLIRLVTYAPEVTDVSEFEAYCLDHDIVLSVGHSGATYAELEQSNATHVTHLYNGQLGLHHREPGVTGYGLLNDDVKVEMIVDGHHICPEMVKLTYRAKGADGIVLITDAMRAKGLPNGESELGGQKVFVKDGTARLENGSLAGSILTFIDAFRNMIAFSGCSIKEAVKMSSTNQAEEFNLAGKGKLLPGYDADFLVLSTDLELQQTIYGGETYNG; encoded by the coding sequence GTGGCAACGGTATATACGAATGCAACAATTTATGATGGACAGGGTCGAATCGATAACGGATTTATTCGGTATGAAGAGACCATTCTTAATATTGGACCGATGAGTGAATATACGCCAACTGAAGCAGATGAGGAGATTGATGCAGAGGGTCGGTTAATTATTCCAGGGTTTATCGATGTGCATAGTCACGGCGGATATGGGATAGATAATATGGATGCTGACCCCGAAAAAATTGACGAGATGGTGCAACAATTTTTACAAGAAGGGATTACGTCTTATTTTGCGACGACGATGACTCAGACGGCTGAGAATGTTGAAGCCTCCGTCGAAGCGATTGCAAAAGCGGCAGAGCACAATGATCGAATTGTCGGTATTCATATCGAAGGTCCTTTTATTTCGGTAGACCATATGGGAGCACAGAACCCAGAATTTATTACCCCACCAAGTAAAGATCTAATGAAAAAATGGAATGAATTAAGTGGTGACTTAATCAGATTAGTCACGTATGCGCCGGAAGTCACTGATGTCAGCGAGTTTGAAGCGTATTGTCTCGATCATGATATTGTCTTATCGGTTGGGCATTCGGGCGCGACTTATGCCGAATTAGAGCAATCAAATGCCACCCATGTGACGCACTTATATAATGGTCAACTTGGTCTGCATCACCGGGAACCAGGTGTGACGGGTTATGGGTTGTTGAATGATGATGTTAAAGTTGAAATGATTGTAGATGGCCATCATATCTGCCCAGAAATGGTAAAATTAACATATCGTGCTAAAGGAGCAGACGGTATTGTCCTCATTACTGATGCGATGCGTGCCAAAGGATTACCTAATGGCGAGAGTGAACTGGGTGGCCAAAAAGTGTTTGTTAAAGATGGTACCGCACGCTTAGAGAACGGTTCGTTAGCGGGGTCAATTTTAACGTTTATTGATGCCTTCCGTAATATGATTGCCTTCAGTGGCTGCAGCATCAAAGAAGCCGTAAAGATGAGTTCAACGAATCAAGCAGAAGAATTCAATTTGGCGGGTAAAGGGAAACTATTACCAGGTTATGATGCGGACTTCTTAGTCTTGTCAACGGATTTAGAGTTACAACAGACGATTTATGGAGGGGAAACATATAATGGATAA
- a CDS encoding glucosamine-6-phosphate deaminase, whose protein sequence is MDKPQEINGFQVFVVEDEHEGGKVAFELVQAAYAQGAQVFGLATGSTPETLYEELKASNLDFSDRVSVNLDEYVGLSGDHPQSYRYFMEEKLFNEKPFKQNFVPNGLADEEAEIQRYNQVLQDYPIDLQILGIGTNAHIAFNEPGTSFEAKTHKVKLTEATIEANKRFFDSEEDVPRYAYSMGIASILEADQIILLAYGPKKAQAIRDMIHADKTEQIPATALQDHANVTVVVDQAAAEKLTV, encoded by the coding sequence ATGGATAAACCACAAGAGATTAATGGATTTCAAGTGTTTGTTGTTGAAGATGAACATGAAGGCGGAAAAGTTGCATTTGAATTAGTGCAGGCAGCTTACGCACAAGGAGCGCAAGTATTTGGGCTAGCAACCGGAAGTACGCCGGAGACATTGTACGAAGAGCTTAAAGCTAGTAACTTAGACTTTTCGGATCGCGTTTCGGTTAATTTGGATGAATATGTGGGCTTAAGTGGTGATCATCCTCAAAGTTACCGTTACTTCATGGAAGAGAAATTATTTAATGAAAAACCATTCAAACAAAATTTTGTACCGAATGGGCTAGCGGATGAAGAAGCAGAAATCCAGCGCTATAATCAAGTGCTGCAAGATTATCCGATTGATTTGCAAATTCTTGGAATCGGAACCAATGCGCACATTGCGTTCAACGAGCCGGGGACGTCTTTTGAGGCGAAGACGCATAAGGTGAAGCTGACAGAGGCAACAATTGAAGCGAATAAACGGTTCTTCGACTCTGAAGAAGACGTGCCACGGTATGCTTATTCGATGGGAATTGCATCAATTTTAGAAGCGGACCAAATTATTTTGCTAGCTTACGGCCCCAAAAAAGCGCAAGCTATCCGAGACATGATTCATGCTGACAAGACAGAGCAAATCCCCGCAACTGCTTTGCAAGATCACGCCAACGTTACCGTTGTTGTCGATCAAGCAGCCGCTGAGAAATTAACAGTCTAA
- a CDS encoding glycine zipper family protein, which yields MKNDFGLMMAIGLVLGAGVGVATNDMGLGMGVGLALGFGLGAAQKNNKK from the coding sequence ATGAAAAATGATTTTGGATTAATGATGGCCATAGGACTGGTATTAGGTGCTGGTGTGGGTGTAGCTACTAATGATATGGGTCTCGGGATGGGAGTGGGTTTAGCACTAGGATTTGGTCTAGGAGCTGCCCAAAAAAATAATAAAAAATAA
- a CDS encoding ABC transporter ATP-binding protein: MNNNIIKINNVSKRFNNKKALDNISLDITKGSITGLFGGNGAGKTTLMKLLTNQIKSDSGSILIKDKPLVFNSKINASIGCLLERPSLYPYLTAREHLSLFNLLNTKNRDSNIKQLVEAYGLDEFKDLKAKEYSLGMKQRLGLGIAELLGGEILILDEPFNGLDPVNVNKLRSRIKFLKNKGVTIVLSSHLIRELDDIIDNLVILSKGELVHSISLNDFMKDKDNSLESEILKIMEAQDGKFI; the protein is encoded by the coding sequence ATGAATAATAATATCATAAAAATAAATAATGTTAGTAAGAGATTTAATAATAAAAAAGCTCTTGATAATATTTCGCTAGATATAACTAAGGGATCTATCACAGGATTATTTGGTGGAAATGGCGCAGGAAAAACAACGTTGATGAAGCTATTAACAAATCAAATTAAATCAGATAGTGGTAGTATTTTAATAAAAGATAAACCTTTAGTTTTTAATTCTAAAATTAATGCTAGTATTGGCTGTTTACTCGAAAGACCTTCTTTATATCCATACTTAACAGCACGAGAGCATCTCTCCCTTTTTAATTTATTAAATACGAAAAATCGAGATTCAAATATAAAGCAACTGGTTGAAGCCTATGGACTGGACGAATTTAAAGATTTAAAAGCAAAAGAGTATTCTTTAGGTATGAAACAAAGACTTGGTCTTGGTATTGCTGAATTATTAGGTGGGGAAATATTGATACTCGATGAGCCTTTCAATGGTTTAGACCCTGTTAATGTTAATAAATTGAGAAGTCGTATTAAATTTTTAAAAAATAAAGGGGTAACTATTGTTTTATCTAGCCATTTGATTAGAGAGCTTGATGATATTATAGATAATTTAGTTATATTATCAAAAGGTGAATTAGTTCATTCAATTAGTTTAAATGATTTTATGAAGGATAAAGATAATTCTCTTGAAAGTGAAATTTTAAAGATTATGGAGGCACAAGATGGAAAATTTATTTAA
- a CDS encoding ABC transporter permease: MENLFKFELYKLTKQKRILYMLLSVLIFQLLMAIFIKYNPDFMSYEKGIQYSFLSPILLNINIIYLTCNMFAEDFEYLTLIPIRNKFPNFSRITLVKLLVIFVMHIMLLFIVSCFTMIISLVLLRYEISFKIFTNVLLYNFVMIIPVSTIIILATIVILITKKERTGLILGLFIYMFYGFGAGFNFLIISKLPIFKYGIINLLNLPNQLFEPEYIELTRLSSSSMILVSLLYLIIEGIILFRCTKSVEV; the protein is encoded by the coding sequence ATGGAAAATTTATTTAAATTTGAATTGTATAAACTCACTAAGCAAAAAAGAATATTGTATATGTTACTATCAGTCTTAATTTTTCAATTATTGATGGCCATTTTTATTAAGTATAATCCTGATTTTATGAGTTACGAAAAAGGTATCCAATATTCATTTCTTTCTCCTATTTTGTTAAATATAAATATTATATATTTAACTTGTAATATGTTTGCTGAGGATTTTGAATACCTGACTTTAATACCAATAAGAAATAAGTTTCCAAATTTTTCGAGAATAACTCTAGTAAAATTATTGGTTATATTTGTAATGCATATAATGCTATTATTTATAGTTTCATGTTTTACCATGATTATATCATTAGTTTTACTTAGATATGAGATAAGTTTTAAGATTTTTACTAATGTATTGCTTTATAATTTTGTAATGATAATCCCTGTGTCTACTATAATCATATTAGCAACTATTGTAATACTTATAACTAAAAAAGAAAGAACTGGCTTAATTTTGGGTTTGTTTATTTATATGTTCTATGGTTTTGGAGCAGGTTTTAACTTTTTAATAATTAGTAAGTTGCCAATATTTAAATATGGTATAATTAATTTATTAAATCTTCCTAACCAACTATTTGAACCGGAATATATAGAATTAACAAGGCTAAGTAGCTCCAGTATGATACTTGTATCACTTTTATATTTGATTATTGAGGGTATAATTTTATTTAGATGCACAAAATCTGTAGAAGTATAG